In Streptomyces nojiriensis, one genomic interval encodes:
- a CDS encoding serine hydrolase domain-containing protein: MESLRIIETWPVPTAAAAVVRADGSLAGSHGPVDHRFALASVTKPLAAYAALVAYEEGAIELDEPAGPEGSTVRHLLAHTSGLAFDEHRVSAPPGQRRLYSNAGFEELGDHIAKATGIPFAEYLHQAVFEPLGMERTTLEGSPAKDGVSTVADLLRFAAELQAPRLLDVRTVAEATSVVHPGLKGVLPGYGHQSPNDWGLGLEIRDHKSPHWTGVSSSPRTFGHFGQAGTFLWVDPDARAACVALTDRPFGPWAAEAWTPFTDAVLAELRSR; the protein is encoded by the coding sequence ATGGAAAGCCTGCGGATCATCGAAACCTGGCCGGTACCGACCGCCGCGGCGGCCGTCGTACGGGCCGACGGGAGCCTGGCGGGCTCCCACGGGCCCGTCGACCACCGGTTCGCCCTGGCGTCGGTCACCAAGCCGCTCGCCGCGTACGCCGCCCTCGTCGCGTACGAGGAGGGGGCGATCGAGCTGGACGAGCCGGCCGGACCCGAGGGGTCGACGGTCCGTCACCTGCTCGCGCACACCAGCGGCCTGGCCTTCGACGAGCACCGGGTGTCGGCCCCGCCCGGGCAGCGCCGGCTGTACTCGAACGCCGGCTTCGAGGAGCTCGGCGACCACATCGCCAAGGCCACCGGCATCCCCTTCGCGGAGTACCTGCACCAGGCGGTCTTCGAACCCCTGGGCATGGAGCGGACCACCCTGGAGGGCTCGCCCGCCAAGGACGGCGTCTCGACCGTCGCCGACCTGCTGCGGTTCGCCGCCGAGCTGCAGGCGCCGCGGCTGCTGGACGTCCGTACGGTCGCCGAGGCCACCTCCGTCGTCCACCCCGGGCTCAAGGGCGTCCTGCCGGGCTACGGGCACCAGTCCCCCAACGACTGGGGGCTCGGCCTGGAGATCCGCGACCACAAGTCCCCGCACTGGACGGGCGTTTCCTCCTCGCCGCGCACCTTCGGGCACTTCGGCCAGGCCGGCACCTTCCTGTGGGTGGACCCCGACGCGCGCGCCGCGTGCGTGGCCCTGACCGACCGGCCCTTCGGCCCGTGGGCGGCCGAGGCCTGGACCCCGTTCACCGACGCGGTGCTGGCCGAGCTCCGCTCCCGCTAG
- a CDS encoding pirin family protein has product MIDVRPGADRYEGGDPAAGITTRHAFSFGAFYDPDNLRFGPVLACNEETLAPGAGFDEHPHSHTEIVTWVIEGELTHQDSTGEKSVVRPGDVQRLSAGSGARHAERNDGAGRLRFVQMWLAPLAAGGEPSYGVVRGITDAAPYEVPEAGAVLHVRRPGAGERVAVPAADRVYLHVVRGDVRLDGAELGPGDSVRITAERDLEVVAGSPGELLIWEFPDPEEAA; this is encoded by the coding sequence ATGATTGATGTTCGCCCAGGCGCCGACCGGTACGAGGGCGGGGACCCGGCCGCCGGGATCACCACCCGGCACGCCTTCTCCTTCGGCGCCTTCTACGACCCGGACAACCTGCGCTTCGGCCCGGTGCTCGCCTGCAACGAGGAGACCCTCGCGCCGGGCGCCGGCTTCGACGAGCACCCCCACAGCCACACCGAGATCGTGACCTGGGTGATCGAGGGCGAACTCACCCACCAGGACAGCACCGGCGAGAAGAGCGTGGTGCGGCCCGGGGACGTACAGCGGCTCAGCGCCGGATCCGGGGCGCGCCACGCGGAGCGCAACGACGGCGCCGGGCGGCTGCGTTTCGTGCAGATGTGGCTCGCGCCCCTGGCCGCGGGCGGCGAGCCCTCGTACGGGGTCGTCCGGGGGATCACCGACGCCGCGCCCTACGAGGTCCCCGAGGCCGGCGCCGTCCTGCACGTCCGGCGGCCCGGCGCGGGCGAGCGCGTCGCCGTACCCGCGGCGGACCGGGTGTACCTGCACGTGGTGCGCGGGGACGTGCGCCTGGACGGGGCGGAGCTGGGCCCCGGGGATTCGGTGCGGATCACCGCCGAGCGGGACCTGGAGGTCGTCGCCGGATCCCCGGGGGAGCTGCTGATCTGGGAGTTCCCCGACCCGGAAGAGGCGGCCTAG
- a CDS encoding PucR family transcriptional regulator gives MPQPEREHSPATHAAHPAPAHPHTATLRRLEKSAGRLAANAIARMDETLPWYRAMPPENRSWIGLVAQAGIAAFTEWFRHPETPQAISTDVFGTAPRELTRAITLRQTVEMVRTTIEVMEAAIEEVAAPGDESILREALLVYAREIAFATAQVYAQAAEARGAWDARLESLVVNAVLSGEADEGALSRAAALGWNSPEHVCVVLGTAPEGDSELTVEAIRRAARHHKLQVLTGVLGDRLVVIAGGSDNPIQVAKSLIGPFAAGPVVAGPVVSDLLNATKSAQAAAAGLKACTAWQDAPRPVLADDLLPERAIASDPAARDQLVEEIYRPLEEAGSALLETLSVYLEQASSLEGAARMLFVHPNTVRYRLRRVTDVTGWSPSDVRSAFTLRIALILGRLADGDTQS, from the coding sequence GTGCCCCAACCCGAACGTGAGCATTCGCCCGCCACACATGCCGCGCATCCCGCTCCGGCCCATCCGCACACCGCGACGCTCCGCCGACTGGAGAAGTCCGCGGGCCGGCTGGCCGCCAACGCGATCGCGCGCATGGACGAGACCCTGCCGTGGTACCGGGCCATGCCGCCCGAGAACCGGTCGTGGATCGGCCTGGTCGCCCAGGCCGGTATCGCCGCGTTCACGGAGTGGTTCAGGCACCCGGAGACCCCGCAGGCCATCTCCACCGATGTCTTCGGGACGGCTCCGCGCGAGCTGACCCGGGCGATCACCCTGCGCCAGACCGTCGAGATGGTCCGCACCACGATCGAGGTCATGGAGGCCGCGATCGAGGAGGTGGCGGCCCCGGGTGACGAGTCGATCCTGCGCGAGGCGCTGCTGGTGTACGCCCGGGAGATCGCCTTCGCGACCGCCCAGGTGTACGCGCAGGCCGCCGAGGCGCGCGGCGCCTGGGACGCCCGGCTGGAGTCCCTGGTGGTCAACGCGGTGCTGTCCGGCGAGGCGGACGAGGGTGCGCTGTCGCGGGCGGCGGCGCTGGGCTGGAACTCCCCGGAGCACGTGTGCGTGGTGCTCGGCACCGCGCCGGAGGGCGACAGCGAGCTGACGGTCGAGGCGATCCGGCGCGCGGCCCGTCACCACAAGCTCCAGGTCCTCACCGGTGTGCTCGGGGACCGGCTGGTCGTCATCGCGGGCGGCAGCGACAACCCGATCCAGGTGGCCAAGTCGCTGATCGGGCCGTTCGCGGCGGGTCCGGTGGTCGCCGGACCGGTGGTGTCGGACCTGCTGAACGCGACGAAGTCGGCGCAGGCCGCGGCGGCGGGGCTGAAAGCGTGCACGGCCTGGCAGGATGCCCCTCGGCCGGTCCTGGCGGACGATCTCCTGCCGGAACGGGCCATCGCCTCCGATCCCGCCGCCAGGGATCAGCTGGTGGAGGAGATCTACAGACCACTGGAGGAGGCGGGGTCAGCACTGCTGGAGACCCTGAGCGTCTACCTGGAGCAGGCGAGCAGCCTGGAAGGGGCGGCGCGGATGCTGTTCGTGCACCCCAACACGGTGCGCTACCGGCTGCGACGTGTGACCGACGTCACCGGATGGTCTCCTTCTGATGTCCGCTCGGCGTTCACGCTGCGAATCGCCCTGATTCTCGGGCGTCTGGCCGACGGCGACACCCAGTCCTAG
- a CDS encoding ACP S-malonyltransferase — protein MLVLVAPGQGAQTPGFLTPWLELPGAADRVAAWSDAIELDLAHYGTAADADAIRDTAVAQPLLVAAGLLSASALGSPAAFGAVAGHSVGEITAAAYAGVLSEADALSFVRTRGLGMAEAAAVTETGMAAVLGGDRDVVVAHLEKLGLTPANINGAGQIVAAGTMEQIAALEADKPEGSMKVVALKVAGAFHTHHMAPAVATLEKAAEALAPADPTLKYVSNKDGLVVATGADVVARLVGQVANPVRWDLCMETFAELGVTGIIELSPGGTLTGLAKRALKGVPSVALKTPDDLDKAAALIAELTA, from the coding sequence GTGCTCGTACTCGTCGCTCCCGGCCAAGGCGCTCAGACGCCCGGCTTCTTGACTCCCTGGCTCGAACTTCCCGGTGCCGCCGACCGCGTCGCCGCATGGTCGGACGCCATCGAGCTGGACCTTGCCCACTACGGCACGGCCGCAGACGCCGACGCGATCCGCGACACGGCCGTGGCCCAGCCCCTGCTGGTCGCCGCGGGCCTGCTGTCCGCGTCCGCGCTCGGTTCCCCGGCCGCCTTCGGCGCCGTCGCAGGCCACAGCGTCGGTGAGATCACCGCCGCCGCCTACGCCGGCGTGCTGTCCGAGGCCGACGCGCTGTCGTTCGTCCGGACCCGCGGTCTGGGTATGGCCGAGGCCGCCGCCGTCACCGAGACCGGCATGGCCGCGGTCCTCGGCGGTGACCGTGACGTGGTCGTCGCACACCTGGAGAAGCTGGGCCTGACGCCCGCCAACATCAACGGCGCGGGTCAGATCGTGGCCGCCGGCACGATGGAGCAGATCGCCGCTCTGGAGGCCGACAAGCCCGAGGGCTCCATGAAGGTCGTCGCCCTCAAGGTCGCGGGCGCGTTCCACACGCACCACATGGCCCCCGCGGTCGCCACGCTGGAGAAGGCCGCCGAGGCCCTCGCCCCGGCGGACCCGACGCTGAAGTACGTCTCGAACAAGGACGGCCTCGTCGTCGCCACGGGCGCCGATGTCGTCGCCCGCCTGGTCGGTCAGGTCGCCAACCCGGTCCGCTGGGACCTGTGCATGGAGACCTTCGCCGAACTGGGCGTCACGGGAATCATCGAGCTCAGCCCCGGTGGCACCCTGACGGGTCTGGCCAAGCGCGCGCTGAAGGGCGTACCGAGCGTGGCGCTGAAGACCCCGGACGATCTCGACAAGGCCGCGGCGCTCATCGCCGAACTGACGGCCTGA
- a CDS encoding ketoacyl-ACP synthase III: protein MSKIKPAKGSPYARILGVGGYRPTRVVPNEVILETIDSSDEWIRSRSGIATRHWASPQETVSAMSVEASGKALADAGVAPEQIGAVIVSTVSHFKQTPAVATEIAHRIGAGKPAAFDISAGCAGFGYGLTLAKGLVVEGSAEYVLVIGVERLSDLTDLEDRATAFLFGDGAGAVVVGPSDEPAIGPTVWGSEGDKSETIKQTVPWDEYLGKDGGEKFPAITQEGQAVFRWAVFEMAKVAQQALDAAGITADDLDVFIPHQANMRIIDSMVKTLKLPEHVTVARDVETTGNTSAASIPLAMERLLATGAAKSGDTALVIGFGAGLVYAATVVTLP, encoded by the coding sequence ATGTCCAAGATCAAGCCGGCCAAGGGCTCCCCCTACGCCCGCATCCTCGGTGTCGGCGGCTACCGCCCGACCCGCGTGGTGCCCAACGAGGTCATCCTCGAGACCATCGACTCGTCCGACGAGTGGATCCGCTCCCGCTCCGGCATCGCGACCCGGCACTGGGCCTCGCCCCAGGAGACGGTCTCCGCGATGTCGGTGGAGGCCTCGGGGAAGGCACTGGCCGATGCCGGTGTCGCCCCGGAGCAGATCGGTGCCGTGATCGTCTCGACGGTCTCGCACTTCAAGCAGACCCCGGCCGTCGCGACCGAGATCGCGCACCGGATCGGCGCGGGCAAGCCCGCCGCCTTCGACATCTCCGCCGGCTGTGCCGGGTTCGGCTACGGCCTGACCCTGGCCAAGGGTCTGGTGGTGGAAGGTTCCGCCGAGTACGTCCTCGTCATCGGCGTGGAGCGGCTCTCGGACCTGACCGACCTGGAGGACCGCGCGACGGCCTTCCTGTTCGGTGACGGCGCCGGCGCCGTGGTCGTCGGCCCCTCGGACGAGCCGGCCATCGGCCCCACGGTGTGGGGTTCGGAGGGCGACAAGTCCGAGACGATCAAGCAGACCGTGCCGTGGGACGAGTACCTCGGCAAGGACGGCGGCGAGAAGTTTCCGGCCATCACCCAGGAGGGTCAGGCGGTCTTCCGCTGGGCCGTCTTCGAGATGGCCAAGGTGGCCCAGCAGGCGCTCGACGCGGCCGGGATCACCGCGGACGACCTGGACGTCTTCATTCCGCACCAGGCGAACATGCGGATCATCGATTCGATGGTGAAGACTCTGAAGCTGCCGGAGCACGTCACGGTCGCCCGTGACGTGGAGACCACCGGCAACACGTCGGCCGCCTCGATTCCGCTCGCTATGGAGCGGCTCCTGGCGACCGGAGCGGCGAAGAGCGGCGACACCGCGCTCGTCATCGGCTTCGGGGCGGGACTCGTCTACGCCGCGACGGTCGTTACCCTCCCCTAG
- a CDS encoding acyl carrier protein has translation MAATQEEIVEGLAEIVNEIAGIPTEDVAIEKSFTDDLDVDSLSMVEVVVAAEERFDVKIPDEDVKNLKTVGDAADYILKHQA, from the coding sequence ATGGCCGCCACGCAGGAAGAGATCGTCGAGGGTCTCGCGGAGATCGTCAACGAGATCGCCGGTATCCCCACCGAGGACGTCGCGATCGAGAAGTCCTTCACCGACGACCTGGACGTCGACTCGCTCTCCATGGTCGAGGTCGTCGTCGCCGCCGAAGAGCGCTTCGACGTCAAGATCCCGGACGAGGACGTCAAGAACCTCAAGACGGTCGGCGACGCCGCGGACTACATCCTGAAGCACCAGGCCTGA
- a CDS encoding beta-ketoacyl-[acyl-carrier-protein] synthase family protein — MSPTNRTVVVTGIGATTPLGGDSASTWEGLLAGRSGVKPLEGERFAELPVRIAARAAVDPNEVLPRPLARKLDRSAQFAIIAAREAWADAGYTTPAGEETETGAFVAPQRLGTVIASGIGGVTTLLDQYDVLKDKGVRRVSPHTVPMLMPNGPSANVGLEVNAQAGVHTPVSACASGAEAIGYAVEMIRSGRADVVVAGGTEAAIHPLPIAAFANMMAMSKNNENPEQASRPYDKARDGFVLGEGAGVVVLESAEHAAARGARVYCEVLGQGLSADSHHIAQPEPTGRGVAAAVQNLLDNTGLDPAELVHLNAHATSTPQGDTAELKALRKVLGDDLDHIAISATKSMTGHLLGGAGGIETVATVLALYHRLAPPTINIDDLDEDIDADIVVGEPRKLPAGGPISAINNSFGFGGHNVTLAFRTV, encoded by the coding sequence GTGAGCCCGACCAATCGCACCGTGGTCGTCACCGGTATCGGCGCAACCACTCCGCTGGGTGGCGACAGCGCTTCGACCTGGGAAGGTCTGCTTGCCGGCCGTTCCGGCGTCAAGCCCCTGGAGGGCGAGCGCTTCGCCGAACTCCCGGTACGCATCGCCGCTCGGGCCGCCGTCGACCCGAACGAGGTCCTGCCCCGGCCGCTGGCCCGCAAGCTGGACCGCTCGGCGCAGTTCGCCATCATCGCGGCCCGCGAGGCGTGGGCCGACGCCGGTTACACCACCCCGGCCGGCGAAGAGACGGAAACCGGCGCCTTCGTCGCGCCCCAGCGTCTGGGCACCGTGATCGCCTCCGGCATCGGCGGTGTCACCACCCTGCTCGACCAGTACGACGTCCTGAAGGACAAGGGTGTGCGCCGGGTCTCCCCGCACACCGTCCCCATGCTCATGCCGAACGGCCCGTCGGCCAACGTCGGCCTGGAGGTCAACGCCCAGGCGGGCGTGCACACTCCGGTCAGCGCCTGTGCGTCCGGTGCCGAGGCCATCGGCTACGCCGTCGAGATGATCCGTTCCGGCCGCGCCGACGTGGTCGTCGCGGGCGGCACCGAGGCGGCGATCCACCCGCTGCCGATCGCCGCGTTCGCCAACATGATGGCGATGTCCAAGAACAACGAGAACCCCGAGCAGGCCTCCCGTCCGTACGACAAGGCCCGTGACGGCTTCGTACTGGGCGAGGGCGCGGGCGTCGTCGTCCTGGAGTCCGCCGAGCACGCCGCCGCGCGCGGTGCCCGGGTCTACTGCGAGGTGCTGGGCCAGGGTCTGTCCGCGGACAGCCACCACATCGCGCAGCCCGAGCCGACCGGCCGCGGTGTCGCGGCCGCGGTGCAGAACCTGCTCGACAACACGGGTCTGGACCCGGCCGAGCTGGTCCACCTGAACGCGCACGCCACGTCGACCCCGCAGGGTGACACGGCCGAGCTGAAGGCCCTGCGCAAGGTCCTGGGCGACGACCTCGACCACATCGCGATCTCCGCGACCAAGTCGATGACGGGGCACCTGCTGGGCGGCGCGGGCGGTATCGAGACCGTCGCGACCGTGCTGGCGCTGTACCACCGGCTGGCCCCGCCGACGATCAACATCGACGACCTCGACGAGGACATCGACGCGGACATCG